A genome region from Neofelis nebulosa isolate mNeoNeb1 chromosome 14, mNeoNeb1.pri, whole genome shotgun sequence includes the following:
- the MSC gene encoding musculin: MSTGSVSDPEEMELRGLQRGYPVPASKRPPLRGAERSYISPSDNSSAEEEDPDGEEERCALGAAGGAEGCKRKRPRVAGGGGGKKPLPPKGSAADCKQSQRNAANARERARMRVLSKAFSRLKTSLPWVPPDTKLSKLDTLRLASSYIAHLRQLLQEDRYENGYVHPVNLTWPFVVSGRPDTDTKEVSAANRLCGTTA; encoded by the exons ATGTCCACCGGCTCGGTGAGCGACCCCGAGGAGATGGAGCTGCGGGGGCTGCAGCGGGGGTACCCGGTCCCCGCCTCCAAGAGGCCGCCCCTCCGCGGCGCCGAGCGCAGCTACATCTCGCCCAGTGACAACTCCTCGGCCGAGGAGGAAGACCCCGACGGCGAGGAAGAGCGGTGCGCGCTGGGCGCGGCCGGCGGCGCGGAGGGCTGCAAGAGGAAACGGCCGCGCGTGGCTGGGGGCGGCGGCGGCAAGAAGCCCCTCCCGCCCAAGGGCTCGGCGGCCGACTGCAAGCAGTCGCAGCGCAACGCCGCCAACGCCCGCGAGCGCGCCCGGATGCGCGTGCTGAGCAAAGCCTTCTCCAGGCTCAAGACCAGTCTGCCTTGGGTGCCCCCAGACACTAAGCTTTCGAAGCTCGACACGCTCCGGCTGGCTTCCAGTTACATCGCGCACCTGCGGCAGCTGCTGCAGGAGGACCGCTACGAGAACGGCTACGTGCACCCGGTGAACCTG ACATGGCCGTTCGTGGTCTCAGGACGACCTGACACCGACACCAAAGAAGTTTCCGCAGCCAACAGATTATGTGGGACCACCGCTTAG